In the genome of Candidatus Dojkabacteria bacterium, one region contains:
- a CDS encoding glutamate--tRNA ligase: MNKVRVRAAPSPTGKVHIGNIRTYLYNYLLVRKYGGANIIRIEDTDQKRKVPQGVEAMIEAYEAYGITFDEGPHVGGLHGPYVQSERKEIYSKYAHELVEKGAAYYCFCTEKRLQEVRSRQQENKERVMYDRACRNLSKEEAQKRVNAGEKYVVRMKFPLAGFTEFNDVIYGKIRINNNEIDDMVLLKSDGLPTYHFAVVVDDHLMQVTHVIRGREYLTQTTRNVFLYNAFGWEQPIWVNVPQILNPDGKGKLSKRHGAMPALAYLRKGYLKEAVINYIMLCGWSPPPEKSNQDDIYSVEELISLFDLTRFQKAGARYDQKKLDYINGKHIRNLSIDKLCSVIISWGENLVLKPFITDKYEDPEPWEASLKQKISKLLPLWKADLNKFKRILELVQERMVLLSDILDSTLFFYEQIKSPELSTVKGLAAYESTVLENAKEKYTEVFNGYNDLSDISQEKWVADVRSTADEFGIKHGDLFMLVRVLICGSEFSPPLFECLQLLGKKEVLARLSQ, from the coding sequence ATGAATAAAGTTCGTGTAAGGGCCGCTCCAAGTCCGACAGGGAAGGTGCATATAGGGAATATTCGTACGTACCTTTATAACTATCTTCTTGTTAGAAAATACGGTGGTGCCAATATTATCCGTATAGAAGACACCGATCAGAAACGAAAGGTTCCACAGGGTGTTGAAGCAATGATAGAAGCCTATGAAGCCTATGGAATTACCTTTGACGAAGGGCCTCATGTTGGTGGATTGCATGGACCATACGTTCAGTCCGAGCGCAAAGAAATCTATTCAAAGTATGCTCACGAATTAGTCGAAAAGGGTGCAGCATATTACTGCTTTTGCACGGAAAAAAGATTGCAGGAGGTGCGTAGCCGTCAGCAAGAGAATAAGGAGAGAGTGATGTACGATCGTGCCTGTAGAAATCTCTCAAAGGAAGAAGCCCAAAAACGTGTGAACGCCGGTGAAAAATACGTTGTACGAATGAAGTTTCCGCTTGCGGGTTTTACCGAATTTAACGATGTTATTTATGGGAAAATCAGAATAAATAATAATGAAATTGATGATATGGTTCTGCTTAAATCCGATGGCTTACCAACCTACCATTTCGCAGTAGTAGTTGATGACCATCTGATGCAAGTAACACATGTTATTCGAGGACGAGAGTATCTTACTCAGACCACTAGAAATGTATTTCTCTATAACGCTTTCGGATGGGAGCAACCTATATGGGTAAATGTTCCACAAATTCTTAATCCCGATGGTAAAGGAAAGTTAAGCAAACGCCACGGGGCAATGCCTGCGCTTGCATATTTACGTAAAGGATACCTAAAAGAGGCGGTAATTAATTATATAATGCTTTGTGGTTGGTCGCCTCCACCTGAAAAGTCCAATCAGGACGACATCTATTCTGTCGAGGAACTTATTTCCCTTTTTGATTTGACGCGATTTCAAAAGGCTGGTGCCAGGTACGATCAAAAGAAACTTGATTATATAAATGGAAAACATATAAGAAACCTTAGTATCGACAAGCTTTGTTCGGTGATAATATCTTGGGGTGAAAACCTAGTGCTTAAGCCGTTTATTACTGACAAATACGAGGATCCGGAGCCGTGGGAGGCAAGTCTTAAACAAAAGATTTCTAAACTCCTACCATTATGGAAGGCTGACCTGAATAAGTTTAAAAGAATTCTAGAACTTGTTCAGGAGCGAATGGTTTTACTTTCCGACATCTTAGATAGTACTCTGTTTTTTTATGAGCAGATTAAGTCACCGGAACTAAGTACGGTAAAAGGGCTTGCTGCATACGAATCTACCGTTTTGGAAAATGCCAAAGAAAAATACACTGAAGTCTTTAACGGATACAATGATTTATCCGATATTTCGCAAGAGAAATGGGTTGCAGATGTAAGATCAACGGCTGATGAATTTGGCATAAAGCATGGTGATTTGTTCATGCTTGTTCGTGTACTTATCTGTGGATCGGAATTTTCACCACCACTTTTTGAATGCTTGCAGCTTCTTGGAAAGAAAGAAGTCTTGGCAAGGCTTTCGCAATAA
- the fusA gene encoding elongation factor G: MAKGENIKVDLKLLRNIGIIAHIDAGKTTTTESLLFYTGTTHKKGDINDGNTTTDWMVQERERGITITSAAITCFWDLNNVKYRINIIDTPGHVDFTAEVERSLRVLDGAVVIFDGKMGVEPQSETVWRQADKYHVPRFCFINKLNLIGGDFYMSLASIKERLSSSAVAVHLPIGKEYELKGVVDLLSQKAYTYKTFEDQELVEEEIPENMKDLVTEHRSELVEKIVEFDDALMEKYLNGEMPTVDELKQALRKGVVAGKVFPVSGGDSRSPVARKILDTVVEYLPSPLDIPPAEGELPQTGEKIKVNPTDEEPFTGLVFKIMNDPHVGNLAFFRVYSGVLNKGTYVVNSTKGTKERVGRLLLMHANHREEIEFVRTGDIAAVVGLKDSTTGDTLCDEKRKILLENIVFPDPVVSMAIEPKTKADREKMGMALGNLIKEDPTLKVSTNQETGETIISGMGELHLEIIIDRMVREFGVETNTGSPQVAYKETVREAAEREGKFIKQSGGKGQYGHCVLVVEPQEPGKGFEFVNGIKGGAIPKEYIPSIQKGVVEAMQSGVVAGYPVVDIKVTLKDGSFHEVDSSDIAFQIAGKMAFTDAMKSAKPCLLEPYMNIEIIVPEKYVGDINGFVSSKRGSIEGTEMKNNLSVIKGRAPLAELFGLAKEVRAITSGRGSPTIFFSHYDRVPMSVEEKIKGTTNVS, translated from the coding sequence ATGGCAAAGGGTGAAAATATTAAAGTTGACCTTAAACTTTTACGGAATATTGGCATTATTGCCCATATCGATGCAGGCAAAACAACCACAACGGAAAGTTTACTTTTTTATACCGGAACAACTCATAAAAAGGGTGACATCAACGACGGTAATACAACAACCGACTGGATGGTTCAGGAGCGCGAAAGAGGAATAACAATTACTTCCGCTGCAATTACGTGCTTTTGGGATTTAAATAACGTTAAGTACAGAATCAACATCATTGATACCCCGGGTCACGTTGATTTTACTGCCGAAGTTGAGCGATCACTTCGAGTACTTGATGGCGCCGTTGTTATATTCGACGGAAAAATGGGAGTTGAACCTCAGAGTGAGACTGTTTGGCGTCAAGCTGACAAGTATCATGTTCCAAGATTTTGCTTTATTAATAAGCTAAATCTTATCGGGGGTGATTTCTATATGAGCCTGGCCAGTATAAAGGAAAGGCTAAGTTCTAGTGCAGTTGCAGTTCATCTTCCGATTGGTAAAGAATATGAACTTAAGGGTGTTGTCGACCTTCTTTCGCAAAAGGCTTATACCTATAAAACATTTGAAGATCAAGAACTTGTCGAGGAAGAAATTCCCGAAAATATGAAAGACCTGGTTACGGAACATAGATCGGAACTTGTCGAAAAAATAGTTGAATTTGATGATGCTCTCATGGAGAAATATCTCAACGGAGAGATGCCAACCGTTGATGAGCTAAAGCAAGCGCTTCGTAAGGGTGTTGTTGCAGGAAAAGTGTTTCCCGTGTCCGGAGGAGATTCAAGAAGTCCCGTAGCAAGAAAAATTCTCGATACAGTTGTTGAATATCTTCCTTCTCCGCTTGATATTCCTCCTGCCGAAGGTGAACTTCCCCAAACCGGCGAAAAGATAAAGGTTAACCCAACCGATGAGGAACCTTTTACAGGGCTTGTCTTTAAAATTATGAACGATCCGCACGTTGGTAATCTAGCATTCTTTAGAGTGTACAGCGGGGTTTTAAACAAAGGAACGTATGTTGTAAACTCCACCAAGGGAACAAAAGAGCGTGTCGGTCGTCTTTTATTAATGCACGCTAATCATCGAGAAGAGATTGAATTTGTTCGTACGGGTGATATTGCGGCAGTTGTTGGACTTAAAGACAGCACAACGGGTGACACTTTATGCGACGAAAAACGTAAAATTCTTTTGGAAAACATTGTGTTTCCGGATCCCGTTGTCTCAATGGCAATCGAGCCAAAGACAAAGGCCGATCGTGAGAAAATGGGTATGGCACTTGGAAACCTTATTAAAGAAGATCCAACGCTTAAAGTTTCCACTAATCAAGAGACTGGTGAAACAATAATATCCGGAATGGGTGAACTTCACTTAGAAATTATTATTGACAGAATGGTGCGTGAATTCGGAGTAGAAACAAATACCGGTTCTCCACAGGTTGCATATAAAGAAACCGTTAGGGAAGCTGCCGAACGTGAAGGTAAGTTCATTAAGCAATCCGGTGGTAAAGGTCAGTATGGACACTGTGTGCTTGTGGTCGAGCCCCAGGAACCTGGAAAAGGATTCGAGTTTGTCAATGGAATTAAGGGTGGTGCAATTCCTAAAGAATATATTCCGTCTATTCAGAAGGGTGTCGTAGAGGCAATGCAAAGTGGTGTTGTGGCCGGTTACCCTGTAGTTGATATCAAAGTAACCTTAAAGGATGGCTCGTTCCACGAGGTTGACTCATCCGATATTGCATTCCAGATTGCCGGAAAAATGGCCTTTACTGATGCAATGAAATCGGCTAAACCTTGTCTTTTGGAACCGTACATGAATATTGAAATAATCGTACCTGAAAAATACGTTGGTGATATTAACGGATTTGTTAGTAGTAAACGAGGAAGTATTGAAGGTACCGAAATGAAGAATAACCTAAGTGTTATTAAAGGCAGAGCCCCGCTTGCCGAATTGTTTGGATTGGCTAAGGAAGTTAGAGCTATTACATCCGGGAGAGGATCGCCGACAATCTTCTTTTCCCATTATGACAGAGTGCCTATGTCGGTAGAGGAGAAAATAAAGGGAACAACAAACGTTTCTTGA
- the tuf gene encoding elongation factor Tu, whose amino-acid sequence MATYDRSKSHVNVGTIGHIDHGKTTLAAAILKVTRPSDWEAERDKLDKDPTSRAKSITIAAAHIEYETEKRHYAHVDCPGHKDYIKNMITGAAQMDGAILVISSVDGPMPQTREHVLLARQVGVPKILVFINVFGEKDEEMIELIKDETKELLKQYEFDENCPFVVGSALKALEGDAEAETSIKELLTAIDEYIPVPERAIDKDFLMLIEDVFSIEGRGTVATGRIERGVVKVNDEVELLGLTKDVKKTVVTGVEMFHKSLDQGMAGDNAGILLRGLKKEEVQRGQVLAKPGTVNLHTEFKGQVYILSKEEGGRHKPFITGYKPQFYIGTADVTGEVSLPEGVEMVMPGDNVEFLVKLIVPVAIEKGMRFAIREGGRTVGSGVVTEIVK is encoded by the coding sequence ATGGCTACATACGATAGAAGTAAATCGCACGTAAACGTAGGAACCATAGGTCATATTGACCACGGTAAGACTACGTTGGCTGCGGCTATCTTAAAGGTTACGCGCCCGTCCGACTGGGAAGCCGAGCGAGACAAGCTCGACAAAGACCCAACGTCGCGTGCCAAGAGCATTACAATTGCTGCTGCTCACATAGAATATGAAACAGAAAAGCGACACTATGCTCACGTAGATTGTCCTGGCCATAAGGACTATATTAAGAACATGATTACAGGGGCTGCTCAGATGGATGGTGCAATCCTTGTTATTAGTTCTGTCGATGGACCAATGCCTCAGACAAGAGAGCATGTACTTTTGGCAAGACAGGTTGGCGTTCCAAAGATTTTAGTATTTATAAACGTTTTTGGTGAGAAGGATGAAGAAATGATTGAACTTATTAAAGATGAAACCAAGGAACTTCTCAAACAATACGAATTCGACGAAAATTGTCCGTTTGTTGTAGGTAGTGCACTCAAGGCTTTGGAAGGTGATGCAGAGGCAGAAACATCAATCAAAGAGCTTCTAACTGCAATCGATGAATACATCCCCGTTCCGGAGCGTGCCATTGATAAAGACTTCCTAATGCTTATTGAAGACGTGTTTTCGATCGAGGGTCGTGGAACTGTTGCAACAGGACGTATCGAAAGAGGTGTTGTAAAGGTTAACGATGAGGTCGAGCTTTTGGGACTTACTAAGGATGTCAAAAAGACTGTTGTTACTGGTGTCGAAATGTTCCACAAGTCACTTGACCAGGGTATGGCAGGTGATAACGCAGGAATTTTGCTTCGAGGTCTTAAGAAGGAAGAGGTTCAAAGAGGACAAGTTCTTGCAAAACCGGGAACAGTAAATCTACACACTGAATTCAAAGGTCAGGTTTATATCCTTTCCAAGGAAGAAGGCGGAAGACATAAGCCATTTATTACCGGATACAAGCCACAGTTCTATATTGGAACAGCTGATGTAACCGGAGAGGTTTCACTTCCGGAGGGTGTAGAAATGGTAATGCCTGGTGATAACGTTGAATTTTTGGTGAAACTTATTGTTCCCGTTGCAATCGAGAAAGGAATGAGATTTGCAATTCGTGAAGGTGGACGAACAGTAGGTTCGGGTGTTGTTACCGAGATAGTAAAATAA
- the rpsJ gene encoding 30S ribosomal protein S10 gives MAVKIKKLRVKIKGYDAKVVESSSKMVLEAAYSTGSKVLGPVLLPRRRRIYCVTRSPHIEKRSMEHFEKNSHVRLIDILEPTVQTVDSLQHLELPAGVDVEVKSLLE, from the coding sequence ATGGCTGTAAAGATTAAAAAGCTTAGAGTAAAAATTAAAGGTTATGATGCCAAGGTAGTGGAGAGTAGCTCCAAAATGGTACTAGAGGCAGCATACAGTACTGGTTCTAAAGTTTTAGGACCAGTACTTCTTCCTAGACGAAGGCGGATTTATTGTGTAACCCGCTCACCTCACATTGAAAAAAGGTCGATGGAGCACTTCGAGAAGAATTCTCACGTAAGGTTAATCGACATTTTAGAACCGACTGTCCAAACCGTTGACTCATTGCAGCATTTGGAATTACCTGCCGGTGTCGACGTAGAAGTTAAGTCACTTTTAGAATAA
- the rplC gene encoding 50S ribosomal protein L3: protein MMFIGLKRDMTHVYKDDMSVPVTIVEVPDNYVVSKRFDTNKDKWLVSVGIGENKKAGKRISGQFKNVGKVPKQVKQFWVSKNVGDLLEVGQLLNLGEQFKDIKTVSVCGKSKGKGFASVIKRWGFKEGPETRGQGTMKRHPGSIGAQGTGRVFAGKKMAGRMGGDSIKLSKVKVVEVQNNLILLKGGLPGSRGSCIYMEINN, encoded by the coding sequence ATGATGTTTATTGGTTTGAAACGGGACATGACTCATGTTTACAAAGATGATATGTCTGTTCCGGTAACAATAGTAGAGGTGCCGGATAATTATGTGGTATCAAAGCGGTTTGACACAAACAAAGACAAGTGGCTCGTTTCCGTAGGAATTGGTGAAAATAAAAAGGCCGGAAAAAGAATAAGTGGTCAGTTTAAAAACGTAGGCAAGGTTCCCAAACAGGTAAAGCAGTTTTGGGTGTCAAAAAACGTTGGAGATTTATTAGAGGTTGGACAGTTGTTAAACCTTGGTGAACAATTTAAAGATATTAAGACCGTATCCGTTTGCGGAAAGAGCAAGGGAAAGGGCTTTGCTAGCGTAATAAAACGTTGGGGTTTTAAAGAAGGTCCGGAAACAAGAGGTCAAGGGACAATGAAACGTCACCCGGGTTCAATCGGTGCACAGGGTACCGGTAGGGTATTCGCCGGTAAAAAAATGGCCGGTCGCATGGGTGGTGATTCTATTAAACTTAGCAAGGTCAAGGTTGTTGAAGTTCAGAATAACTTGATACTTTTAAAGGGTGGACTCCCGGGTTCACGGGGAAGCTGTATTTATATGGAAATCAATAATTAA
- the rplD gene encoding 50S ribosomal protein L4 produces the protein MDIKVFDLTNKEVSKISLSPSVWNVDFDPAVIEKYVQIVLSNRRAYSASVKDRSEVRGGGRKPWAQKHTGRARHGSIRSPIWVGGGVAHGPVPGKRLKSMNQKERQLFYRVVLSKLVKENLVTFVSADSFEKLDKAISKETKGLTKLVLSKFNKFFNPNGLVIVSNDTYNSILLGLRNLNTVSAMGAKNVDWLQILNAGQVIMTDSAAKQLNDNLDTGKKND, from the coding sequence ATGGATATTAAAGTTTTCGACTTAACAAACAAAGAAGTATCAAAGATTTCTTTGTCTCCTTCTGTTTGGAATGTTGACTTTGATCCTGCAGTGATTGAAAAATATGTACAAATTGTTCTTTCAAATCGTAGGGCTTATAGTGCAAGTGTAAAGGATCGTTCCGAAGTTAGAGGTGGAGGAAGGAAACCTTGGGCCCAAAAGCATACGGGTCGCGCACGTCACGGCTCGATAAGATCACCAATCTGGGTTGGTGGTGGAGTTGCGCATGGTCCTGTTCCGGGAAAACGTCTAAAGTCAATGAACCAAAAGGAGCGTCAGTTGTTTTACAGAGTTGTATTAAGTAAGCTGGTAAAGGAAAATCTGGTTACATTTGTTTCTGCAGATTCATTCGAGAAGCTTGATAAAGCTATTTCAAAGGAAACAAAGGGTCTTACTAAATTGGTTTTGAGTAAATTTAATAAGTTCTTTAATCCTAACGGACTTGTAATTGTGTCAAATGATACATACAATTCAATTCTTCTAGGACTAAGGAATTTAAATACCGTAAGTGCAATGGGTGCAAAAAACGTTGACTGGCTTCAAATATTAAATGCGGGTCAGGTAATAATGACAGATTCAGCGGCAAAGCAGCTAAACGATAACTTAGATACAGGTAAAAAGAATGATTAA
- the rplW gene encoding 50S ribosomal protein L23: MIKPVVSEKSFKQSDELKCYTFITSPEETKNTVKTKIEKMFGVEVDKVRSISGRTKRRFNAKVRKTVSGKKYKKFFVFVKPGSEIEFFKNK; encoded by the coding sequence ATGATTAAGCCGGTTGTCTCGGAAAAAAGTTTTAAACAGTCCGACGAACTTAAGTGTTACACGTTTATTACTTCTCCCGAAGAGACAAAAAACACAGTAAAAACAAAGATTGAGAAAATGTTTGGGGTAGAGGTCGATAAAGTTAGGTCAATATCAGGAAGAACCAAGCGTAGGTTTAACGCGAAAGTAAGGAAAACGGTTTCCGGTAAAAAATACAAGAAGTTTTTTGTGTTTGTTAAGCCCGGCAGTGAAATAGAATTTTTTAAGAATAAATAA
- the rplB gene encoding 50S ribosomal protein L2: MALKKYKPTSPGRRHKVAVHTKDLSKEKPLKRLTVGKKNRAGRNSQGRITVRHRGGGAKRNYRIVDFKRKKFGISAKVETIEYDPNRGSNIARILYADGERSYILAPDALKVGDNVISGEDVEIRIGNTCALKQIPSGTMVHNVEVMPGAGGKLAKAAGSGLTVRGNNGKGYVIVKLSSGEVRLLNENCLATIGIVSNPDKLNVVLGKAGTSRHLGRRPEVRGVAMHAVEHPHGGGEGRNGFRVAKDIWGHKVGVKTRKNKRTQKFIIKRRPVKRDKK, translated from the coding sequence ATGGCACTAAAAAAATACAAACCAACAAGTCCGGGTAGAAGGCACAAAGTGGCTGTTCATACGAAGGATTTGTCAAAGGAGAAGCCGCTAAAACGTTTAACGGTTGGTAAGAAAAACCGTGCGGGTAGAAACAGTCAGGGTAGAATCACTGTTAGACACAGAGGCGGTGGTGCAAAACGGAACTACAGGATCGTTGATTTTAAAAGGAAAAAATTTGGAATCTCGGCTAAAGTTGAGACAATAGAGTACGATCCTAATAGGGGATCAAATATTGCACGGATTCTGTATGCCGACGGAGAGAGAAGTTACATTCTTGCTCCGGATGCATTAAAGGTTGGAGATAACGTTATCTCCGGGGAAGATGTTGAAATTAGGATTGGTAACACATGCGCCTTAAAACAAATTCCGTCAGGGACAATGGTTCATAATGTTGAGGTTATGCCGGGCGCAGGCGGAAAGCTTGCCAAGGCGGCCGGTTCCGGATTAACAGTTCGTGGTAACAACGGAAAGGGTTATGTTATTGTAAAGCTGTCATCGGGGGAAGTACGACTTTTAAATGAAAATTGCTTGGCAACAATCGGGATAGTAAGTAATCCCGACAAGCTAAATGTTGTTTTAGGTAAGGCAGGAACAAGTAGACACTTAGGACGTAGGCCCGAGGTACGAGGAGTTGCGATGCATGCAGTTGAACATCCACACGGTGGAGGTGAAGGTCGTAACGGATTCCGAGTTGCAAAAGATATTTGGGGGCACAAAGTTGGTGTCAAGACCCGAAAAAATAAGCGTACGCAGAAGTTCATTATTAAGAGAAGACCTGTAAAACGAGATAAAAAATAA
- the rpsS gene encoding 30S ribosomal protein S19 has protein sequence MSRSLKKGPYINPKILKKVLKLKEEGKRGPIKVWDKACVITPDMVGMNFEIHNGKDFIPVLVNEFMVGFRFGEFVLTTNFKGHSKKGKIAKTYGSTGRFE, from the coding sequence ATGTCCAGATCACTAAAGAAAGGTCCGTATATTAATCCCAAAATCCTGAAGAAGGTTTTAAAACTTAAGGAAGAGGGAAAGCGTGGCCCTATAAAGGTTTGGGATAAGGCTTGTGTAATAACACCTGACATGGTTGGAATGAACTTTGAGATTCATAATGGAAAAGATTTTATACCGGTTTTGGTAAATGAATTTATGGTTGGTTTTAGGTTTGGTGAGTTTGTTTTAACAACGAACTTTAAGGGACACAGTAAGAAAGGTAAAATCGCAAAGACATATGGTAGTACCGGTCGATTTGAGTAA
- a CDS encoding uL22 family ribosomal protein: MKGSIFKGPGTCTRKNVYSSLQKAKLVADLIRGMGLQEARATLHLLNKKVAVDFDKCLMTAFASLAEKDKTADESNTVINQLSVAEGRRIRKVIFGARGRASRKYRKYCHIYVKLNKKG; the protein is encoded by the coding sequence GTGAAGGGTAGTATATTTAAAGGTCCGGGTACATGCACAAGGAAGAACGTTTATTCTTCTTTACAGAAGGCAAAACTTGTGGCGGACCTAATTAGAGGAATGGGTTTGCAGGAAGCAAGAGCAACACTTCACCTCTTAAACAAAAAGGTGGCTGTTGATTTTGACAAATGTTTAATGACTGCATTTGCCAGCCTTGCCGAAAAGGATAAGACTGCTGATGAGTCAAACACAGTAATAAATCAACTTTCTGTGGCTGAGGGCAGAAGAATACGAAAGGTCATATTCGGAGCAAGAGGGCGGGCAAGCAGAAAGTACAGAAAGTATTGTCATATATATGTTAAGTTAAACAAAAAGGGATAA
- the rpsC gene encoding 30S ribosomal protein S3, whose product MGTKMNSVALRIGINKTWTSHWFAKRGEFADYLMEDIKIRDFVRGKLSHAGLDSIIIERPAGKLIVEASVAKPGVAIGRQGAGIEELKKSISDMVGKAVDLRIKEYGNADLSARIVGQEIANGINKRQAPKLLAKLFMKKAMQAGAKGIMVWVSGRIRGHKDARRLKFTEGSVPLQTLRVNLDYALVTTQYPGAGTTSVKVWINR is encoded by the coding sequence ATGGGGACAAAGATGAACTCGGTGGCCTTAAGAATCGGAATAAACAAGACCTGGACATCTCATTGGTTTGCCAAGAGGGGTGAGTTCGCCGATTATCTCATGGAAGACATAAAAATTCGAGATTTTGTTCGAGGAAAGCTATCTCATGCAGGACTTGATTCAATAATAATTGAACGACCTGCCGGGAAATTAATTGTAGAAGCTTCCGTTGCTAAGCCGGGTGTAGCAATTGGTAGACAGGGCGCCGGAATCGAAGAGCTTAAGAAAAGCATTTCCGATATGGTTGGTAAAGCAGTTGATCTTCGCATAAAGGAATATGGAAACGCAGATCTGTCCGCAAGAATCGTTGGTCAGGAGATTGCAAATGGTATAAATAAAAGACAAGCACCAAAACTGTTGGCAAAACTTTTCATGAAGAAGGCGATGCAGGCTGGTGCAAAAGGAATAATGGTCTGGGTGTCCGGAAGAATTCGTGGACATAAAGATGCAAGGCGATTAAAATTTACCGAAGGATCAGTTCCTTTACAGACACTTCGGGTAAATCTTGATTATGCTTTAGTTACAACCCAGTATCCTGGTGCGGGTACCACTAGTGTGAAAGTATGGATAAATCGATAG
- the rplP gene encoding 50S ribosomal protein L16: MLQPKRYKYAKQFTKRPRGIDVKSTTVVFGDFGLKAMENGYITSNQIESVRMAISRFTKRKGRIWVRIFPDLAITAKPPSRMGGGKSPIDTWTAPVRKGRILFEIGGVDEKTTKGAFDLARHKLPIKVKFVEKV, from the coding sequence ATGTTACAACCTAAAAGATATAAATACGCAAAACAATTTACGAAGCGACCCAGAGGTATTGATGTTAAGTCAACCACTGTGGTTTTTGGTGACTTTGGGTTAAAGGCCATGGAAAACGGCTACATTACGTCAAATCAGATAGAATCTGTACGTATGGCCATTAGCCGATTTACCAAAAGAAAAGGAAGAATCTGGGTAAGAATTTTCCCTGACTTGGCAATTACGGCTAAGCCACCAAGCAGAATGGGTGGCGGTAAAAGTCCAATTGATACCTGGACTGCACCTGTTCGTAAGGGAAGAATTCTGTTTGAAATAGGTGGTGTCGATGAAAAAACAACTAAAGGTGCATTCGATTTGGCTAGGCATAAACTACCGATTAAAGTTAAGTTTGTTGAAAAGGTATAA
- the rpsQ gene encoding 30S ribosomal protein S17, translating into MAIQKIKGEVVSTGMTDTVVISVKRAISHPIYSKRVFKSKKYMIHAPGAKLSVGDIIEAKLVRPISKNKKWAYIKKTKK; encoded by the coding sequence ATGGCCATTCAGAAAATTAAGGGTGAAGTAGTAAGTACCGGAATGACTGATACCGTTGTGATTTCCGTAAAGCGGGCCATTTCTCACCCGATTTATTCAAAGCGTGTATTTAAAAGTAAAAAATACATGATTCATGCGCCTGGAGCAAAACTTTCGGTGGGTGATATCATAGAGGCTAAATTGGTAAGACCAATCTCAAAAAACAAAAAATGGGCTTATATTAAGAAAACAAAAAAATGA
- the rplN gene encoding 50S ribosomal protein L14 encodes MIQKGSRLTVADNTGAKIAEVIGNYGGSARRYSSLGDIVMVSIKKSNPGGTVEAHGKHRAVIVRTTKETRRSDGSRIRFDDNAAVILDGTTKQPKGTRVFGPVAREVKNKGFDKISSLAPEVP; translated from the coding sequence ATGATTCAAAAGGGAAGTAGACTAACAGTTGCAGACAACACCGGAGCCAAAATCGCGGAGGTTATTGGTAACTATGGAGGTTCCGCAAGAAGATATTCTTCGCTGGGGGACATTGTTATGGTTTCAATAAAAAAGTCAAATCCCGGGGGAACGGTTGAGGCACACGGAAAACATAGGGCAGTAATCGTAAGGACAACAAAAGAAACCAGAAGGTCCGACGGTAGTCGTATTAGATTTGATGATAACGCTGCAGTAATACTTGATGGCACAACAAAACAACCCAAAGGAACAAGGGTTTTTGGTCCTGTCGCAAGAGAAGTAAAAAACAAAGGATTCGATAAAATAAGTTCATTGGCACCAGAGGTACCGTGA
- the rplX gene encoding 50S ribosomal protein L24, which produces MKIRVNDTVKVLLGKDAGRTGVVQAVNPNKNLVLVGGLNIFKKHVKKDNKGDGGIVDISKPIQASKLAVLCPSCEKTTRIGFKKTDGKATRVCKKCGKPLEVKTQKSVNSDKK; this is translated from the coding sequence GTGAAAATAAGAGTAAACGATACAGTTAAGGTTCTTTTAGGAAAAGATGCAGGAAGAACCGGAGTTGTACAGGCAGTAAATCCTAACAAGAATTTAGTGTTGGTTGGTGGTTTAAATATTTTTAAGAAGCACGTCAAAAAGGATAATAAGGGAGACGGTGGAATAGTCGACATTTCAAAGCCAATTCAGGCTAGTAAGCTTGCTGTTTTATGTCCAAGCTGTGAAAAGACAACAAGGATTGGATTCAAGAAAACAGACGGAAAAGCCACAAGGGTATGTAAAAAGTGTGGAAAACCCCTAGAAGTAAAAACCCAAAAGTCAGTTAATTCAGATAAAAAATAA